The nucleotide sequence GCATGCATCATGACTCAGCACAAATTCGGACTTCTCGGATCAACTTATTCTCCGGGGCACGCGCGAGGCCCGTGATGTTCGCGCGAACTTTTGGCTGCCAGGATGGATCGCAGGACTAGGTTGTGTTCACGAAGCTTGCAAGGGCCACCACGAAGGCATTAACAGCCGGTTGCTACTTGTGCCATCCACTGTAAGTAATTAATTTCTGCGCGAGTACACTGCGATTTCCGTCAACCAAAGGCCGCGTCGATACCTTGCAGTCGCATTCCTTTTGTCGACTGGCTCTCCGATTAAACTCGATCGCGTTTCTAGCCCTCACTCATGCGGCAATAGAGGCAAGTTGTGCAAATACACTTGCTACTTCCTAGGAAAATCTGGATTTGCTTTTCGACGCCGAGCATCGCCGACCTAGGAGGGATCGAAACAAGGAACGACCGGAATCAGCTTTAATTAGATCGTTTTGTCAGAACTCGTCGCGCCTTCGAATACGAGACCCGATACGTCCTGCCCTCGAAGAAATATTGAAACGAAAGCCGTGGTATTGCAAGACATAGGCGGCATTTATTGGCGACAACTCGAGTGAGATTGATAGGCCTGTATACAGGAGCAACAGGAATACGGCGGATAGCATCGAGAGTCCCAGCTTTTAACGCGCAAGGCTTCTTTGCGAAAACCTTTGGCCAAGGACCAAGATGTCCGCCAATACACCGCGCACGTCCCTACGACGTAAGTATTGAGAAACCTCGAAACCTGCTTTTCGCATATTCGTATTCCATACTGACCGATTCATAGAGGGTTTGCGCCAGGCTCCCAAAGCCAACCAGCCATTCATTCCTGATACAGCTCCGGTGAGACGCTCCCATATTCATGCGAACGCATCCCCTCAATCAACCTCGCCGCATGACAATATCATCCCGTCCGCGAATCCGAGCAGTGTTCAGTTTAATGCAGGAAGCTGGGATGGGCAGAGGCAGGTGCCCATGTCAACGCGCGAGGTGGCGACGCCAGGGAATAGACCGGGCCTATTTCCGAGTGTCAGCGACAGAGCGAAGACCGCAAAGCAACCCAATTTCTACGACCCTTATTTTCCACTAAGATTCATCGAAGTCCCGAAGTGTAAGTTCAAAAGATGTCGgatttgattggttgaagCTGACCGTACATTAAACAGCGGATCATATCTACAAGCGGGCACATTATGGTTTGCAGTCAGGTATTTCGGACGAGGTCGATTTCGCATTGTATCACTTGGTGCAAATTTCCAATCAGCGCTGGGATAAGTTCAAGTTCGAAGGCTTCCCGTTGCTTGCTGAGACTCTCATGGGCAAAGCTTTGGATATCACAAATCTCTGCACTGGTGTCAAATGGGAGCTCGAGTACGATTTTCGGCAGCCTACTGACCGTGTCAACGTTTTGAACTCACTACACGGTACCCGGGATCTTTTGGAGAAGATTGCGAAACTACCAGTGACACTGCCAAATGACACACTTGAAACCTACGAATTCAACCATCGTCTCCGGAATGTGAAGGAGGCAACTCTGGTCCTCCGGAATATGGTGTTACTGAAAGAGAACGCGTTTTATGTGTCGCGCTATGCCAAAGGGTTATTAAGGGATTTTCTGgtcatcctcctcaacaTTCCGAACCAGCCTCGCTTGAATGAAATCAAGAATGATGCTTTGGATATCGCGGAAGAGGTGACGAAGTTCATGAGAACTGACACACAAGATCCGCTTTGGATTACTCTTCTCAAATGCCTCGAGTCATCAGACCGTGCTCACGTTGTGCGGGCCCTTTGGGCTCTGACCCATTTCGCGACAGAGCTGGATGAGCCAGACGCAAACAAAGCGATGGAAAACATTTCGAGAGAGACCTTACAACAGTTATATTTCCATACGCTCCTTGACTTGGATAAGGATATCCTGAGTGGCGCACTGGACTTCTGGTACCAGTACACACTTTCTCCAGACAATGTTGAGACCCTGATGGACGTTATTAACCTTCCTATCATCTTTGTGCCGCGCATGATTGCATTGTTAGCTTACGAAGGGCGACCTTCAAAGAAGGAAACGGTACTGCAGGAAGAGAAAGTGGCACCCCCGCCGTCAGAAATACCTCGCGTACCCCCTGAGCTCCTCAAAGACCTGATGGAGCTCTCAGAGCCCGAGCGTAGCTCTCGCTGGCTGCGTTGCTGTTTTATCGAAGATGGTGATTGCGAGATTACACAAATCGCGCTGTGGCAAGCCTACCAAAGCCGATTTGCAGACCCTCGGATTCCCGGTGGCGGTGTCCTCCCTGCGGCGGAATTCATTAAGAATGTCAGTACCACTTTCACCAATGCTCAGGCCCAAGTCATCAATGGCCCTGGCGCCGCGACAAAGTTCATCATCAAGGGAATCCGGCCACTCGAGACCGCATATACATTCCAGGGATTCCCCTACCTCTACTGCCAATGGGCAGACAACACAAAACCATCAAAGGAATGCCAACGCGCATTTACCACTGCGGCTGATCTCCGTACCCACGTTTTCTCCGACCATATGAACCTCAAGGCTACTGAAACTCCCGGGCAATATAACTTGGAGAAGGCCGATTCACCTGTACATACCTGTCTATGGGACAACTGCACGAAGTTCCGCTCTTCTGGTCCCAGTGCTGACACTCCGCTGGTTGCCGGCCATGTATCCTCGCATCTACCGGAGGACCTTCCACCCGATGCGGAGCCTCCAACCTCAAAGCGTGCTGTACTCCAAGAACGTATCGTGCGCAAGTGGTTCTATATGGATTCTCCGGTTAACGAACGAGGCGAACCCGTCGGTGTGGCTTACAAGGCTGCCCTGGTGCTGCGCAATCTTGCTAAGAACCTCCCCACCGGCACTGCGGCGCAGTATGGCGGGCTTCCATGGAAGAAGGCCGTGTTCGTCAGTCATCGTCCTAAGATCATCGAGACATGGGACCGCAACCGGTCCTTGCGTAAAGAGCTTACCGAGTTGATTATGGCAGTGGAGAAGGAGGTCTACTATTAAAGCAATTAGGggaatgaagatgactgaaatgaagcaaaagaaaaactcTCTTGTTTGTTCTCGACGGAGGATCTTCTGTGGACGTGCTTTTGTGCTTGTCACGTTTTGATTATGCATTCTACGGTGTACGAATAATAATACCCTGCTTGTCTGGTCTCTACCTACCTTCCTCTCTGAACTCCCGTGGCTATCACGATCTCTTCAGACCCGTCTTGACTATGGGCCTGACTGCTGAACTTGGTAATCGTGTTGCTTTATGAAAAGGTTGACAGGCGGGATGGAAGTGTGGATGAAAATATATGGCGTCTATGGCATGAAGCGGACTTATGGTTtgatttcttctctttttttgctttcttttttcttcgaTGGGAGTGTACTATAAGGTGCAAGCAGAGGGGATTTGATGGGATGCTATCATTAGACAGGTTCTCACTGTTGAATTGCTATGTATAAGACTAGTTTATTTCACAAGTTCTGTATTTTCCCAGATTTGGCCGATTTTGGATGACGCCCAGGAGCGGTATAGCGCAGGGTTTGCCTATGCATTCTGTGCAATTTGTGCAGAGTCTTATGTCATCTATCCCCGCCCACTTTTTGCAGCCTGCAGCCACACTATCTCCCCGGTTCACCAACAACCCAACAACTTTACATCAAAGGAATGCCCAGAATATCTCGCATACGTTTACGACACAGAGCAAGCGACTTCGAAGATGGGTGAGAAAAGCGACACCCTTTTTCAAGTTAGTACCCTGACAACTCGATATCTCCGGGTTACCGCACAATGAATTCAACGTCGTACTTGGCATGACTAACCGCTGAAGCGATTGCTATACAGGAATTAGAAAAGACCTACTGCCCACCACTGGATGCTGCGTTATTTACAGCGATTGTCTCCGACTATGACCTTTCAGACTCGAATCAAATCCAACAGGCCCGTGACACTTTAGATATCCTT is from Aspergillus chevalieri M1 DNA, chromosome 8, nearly complete sequence and encodes:
- the RSC9 gene encoding putative chromatin remodeling complex subunit (Rsc9) (BUSCO:EOG09260WUA;~COG:S;~EggNog:ENOG410PM7M;~InterPro:IPR003150;~go_function: GO:0003677 - DNA binding [Evidence IEA];~go_process: GO:0006355 - regulation of transcription, DNA-templated [Evidence IEA]); its protein translation is MSANTPRTSLRQGLRQAPKANQPFIPDTAPVRRSHIHANASPQSTSPHDNIIPSANPSSVQFNAGSWDGQRQVPMSTREVATPGNRPGLFPSVSDRAKTAKQPNFYDPYFPLRFIEVPKSDHIYKRAHYGLQSGISDEVDFALYHLVQISNQRWDKFKFEGFPLLAETLMGKALDITNLCTGVKWELEYDFRQPTDRVNVLNSLHGTRDLLEKIAKLPVTLPNDTLETYEFNHRLRNVKEATLVLRNMVLLKENAFYVSRYAKGLLRDFLVILLNIPNQPRLNEIKNDALDIAEEVTKFMRTDTQDPLWITLLKCLESSDRAHVVRALWALTHFATELDEPDANKAMENISRETLQQLYFHTLLDLDKDILSGALDFWYQYTLSPDNVETLMDVINLPIIFVPRMIALLAYEGRPSKKETVLQEEKVAPPPSEIPRVPPELLKDLMELSEPERSSRWLRCCFIEDGDCEITQIALWQAYQSRFADPRIPGGGVLPAAEFIKNVSTTFTNAQAQVINGPGAATKFIIKGIRPLETAYTFQGFPYLYCQWADNTKPSKECQRAFTTAADLRTHVFSDHMNLKATETPGQYNLEKADSPVHTCLWDNCTKFRSSGPSADTPLVAGHVSSHLPEDLPPDAEPPTSKRAVLQERIVRKWFYMDSPVNERGEPVGVAYKAALVLRNLAKNLPTGTAAQYGGLPWKKAVFVSHRPKIIETWDRNRSLRKELTELIMAVEKEVYY